A part of Nitrososphaerota archaeon genomic DNA contains:
- the cdhA gene encoding CO dehydrogenase/acetyl-CoA synthase complex subunit alpha yields the protein MVKLVEKGPLKLSAKLLETSGFSLKDFEIAIGKLAIEEEWEPLGPTPFPSIASLRDWDHILLKRYKPLYMPFCDLCCLCTFGKCDLSRDKRGACGLNMAGQQSRIVLIACCIGAATHTAHARDLVEKLIERYGRDHPINIGGEYIYVEAPITRLVCGIKPKTLGDLEDVLDYCEKQIAQLLSATHTGQEGDNIDFESKVFHAGMIDHVALEIADIAQISALNFPKADPEAPLIDLGIGNIDISKPVIMCVGHNVIPTTGIIDYILDNNLDGKIEVVGLCCTAWDTSRYSPKIGKIVGPISWQLRFIRTGIPDVIIVDEQCVRTNLIEEARKINAILIATSDKNCQGLPDLTKEDANDVVNKLLNGGIPGALIFDREKVGEVAVKTAMALAPKRFNLKIFPIKEKEWIVSQAKKCKQCRECERACPNNLQIAFAMKFASNGDFSKLSNLYDYCVGCGRCESACPEDLPIITLMNKASEETIREEKFKCRTGRGAIRDTEIRKVGRDIVLGTIPGVIAFVGCANYANGGREVVEMVEEFLKRRYIVVASGCSAMTIGMYKNSEGKTLYEEYPGDFDAGCLVNVGSCISNSHISGAAIKIANIFAKRNLRANYKEIADYILNRIGAVGVAWGAMSQKAASIASGFWRLGVPVIVGPHGSKYRRMLLGRKENKEDWMVYDARTGEKVYVGPVPEHLFYAAETKEEAMVMIAKLCMRANDTPQGRAIKLTHYVNLYRKFYGVLPEDLPMFVRVEADIPITMKDEIVSFLKEKGWEEKVIPDPTLLKEKVVKKIG from the coding sequence GTGGTAAAATTGGTTGAAAAAGGTCCTTTAAAACTTTCTGCAAAACTTCTTGAAACATCTGGATTCTCTTTAAAAGATTTTGAAATTGCTATTGGTAAATTAGCTATAGAAGAAGAATGGGAACCTCTTGGACCAACACCTTTCCCTTCTATTGCCAGTTTAAGAGATTGGGACCATATATTATTAAAAAGATATAAGCCTTTATATATGCCATTTTGTGATCTTTGCTGCTTATGCACTTTTGGTAAATGTGATCTTTCAAGAGATAAAAGAGGAGCATGCGGTTTAAATATGGCTGGTCAACAATCAAGAATAGTTTTAATAGCTTGTTGTATAGGCGCTGCAACTCATACAGCCCATGCAAGAGATCTTGTTGAAAAGCTTATAGAAAGATATGGTAGAGATCATCCAATAAATATTGGTGGAGAATATATATATGTTGAAGCACCTATTACACGCTTAGTGTGTGGAATAAAACCTAAAACGCTTGGAGACCTTGAAGATGTTCTTGATTATTGTGAAAAACAAATAGCTCAATTACTTTCAGCAACTCATACAGGACAAGAAGGGGATAATATAGATTTTGAATCTAAAGTTTTTCATGCAGGAATGATAGACCATGTTGCTCTTGAAATTGCTGATATTGCTCAAATCTCGGCATTGAATTTTCCAAAAGCAGATCCTGAAGCTCCTCTTATAGATCTTGGTATTGGAAATATTGATATTTCTAAACCTGTTATAATGTGTGTTGGACATAATGTCATACCAACAACAGGAATAATTGATTATATTTTAGATAATAATCTTGATGGAAAAATTGAAGTTGTTGGTTTATGTTGTACAGCATGGGATACTTCAAGATACTCTCCTAAAATAGGTAAAATTGTAGGACCAATATCTTGGCAATTAAGATTCATAAGAACTGGAATACCAGATGTAATCATTGTAGATGAACAATGTGTTAGAACAAATCTTATTGAAGAAGCAAGGAAAATAAATGCTATATTAATAGCTACAAGCGATAAGAATTGCCAAGGTTTACCAGATTTAACCAAAGAAGATGCAAATGATGTTGTTAATAAATTATTAAATGGGGGTATTCCAGGAGCATTAATATTTGATCGCGAAAAAGTTGGAGAAGTAGCTGTAAAAACTGCTATGGCATTAGCTCCAAAAAGATTTAATTTAAAGATTTTTCCAATTAAAGAAAAAGAATGGATTGTTTCACAAGCTAAAAAATGCAAGCAATGTAGAGAATGTGAAAGAGCTTGCCCAAACAATCTACAAATAGCTTTTGCTATGAAATTTGCTTCAAATGGAGATTTTTCAAAACTTTCTAATCTTTATGATTATTGTGTTGGATGTGGAAGATGTGAATCTGCATGTCCAGAAGATTTGCCAATTATAACATTAATGAATAAAGCATCAGAAGAAACTATAAGAGAAGAGAAATTTAAATGTAGAACTGGAAGAGGAGCTATAAGAGATACTGAAATAAGAAAAGTTGGAAGAGATATAGTTCTTGGAACAATACCTGGAGTAATAGCATTTGTTGGTTGTGCAAATTATGCAAATGGTGGTAGAGAAGTTGTTGAAATGGTTGAAGAATTTTTAAAAAGAAGATATATTGTTGTTGCTTCTGGATGTTCAGCTATGACAATAGGAATGTATAAGAATAGCGAAGGGAAAACACTATATGAAGAATATCCAGGAGATTTTGATGCAGGTTGCTTAGTAAATGTAGGATCATGCATTTCTAATTCTCATATATCTGGTGCAGCTATAAAAATAGCAAACATATTCGCTAAAAGAAACCTTAGAGCTAATTATAAAGAAATAGCAGACTATATACTTAATAGAATTGGAGCTGTAGGTGTTGCATGGGGAGCCATGAGTCAAAAAGCAGCTTCAATTGCTAGTGGATTTTGGAGACTTGGAGTACCAGTAATTGTAGGTCCTCATGGATCAAAATATAGGAGAATGCTACTTGGTAGAAAAGAGAATAAAGAAGATTGGATGGTTTATGATGCTAGAACAGGTGAAAAAGTTTATGTTGGTCCTGTACCAGAGCATTTATTCTATGCTGCAGAAACAAAAGAAGAAGCAATGGTTATGATTGCAAAATTATGCATGAGAGCAAATGATACTCCTCAAGGAAGAGCAATAAAATTAACGCATTATGTAAATCTTTATAGAAAATTCTATGGAGTTTTACCAGAAGATCTGCCAATGTTTGTAAGAGTAGAAGCAGATATACCAATAACAATGAAAGATGAAATAGTTTCATTCTTAAAAGAAAAAGGTTGGGAAGAAAAAGTTATACCTGATCCAACTCTTCTTAAAGAAAAAGTGGTGAAGAAAATTGGCTGA
- the cdhB gene encoding CO dehydrogenase/acetyl-CoA synthase complex subunit epsilon has translation MAESWQKAEVPGPIKALLLNNPKVVAEYLKKANHSVVIIGDKILEIEKEGYKILDLIKKLSNKINAEIVTSSPKIIEEMREKNINARIMPSIEFIDRLKDPNWNGFDGKGQYDLAIFIGFPYYYCWLMLSNLKHFAYNHLKTLSLEPYYQPHATYSLQNNPLIEAWFKFLNNVIIELK, from the coding sequence TTGGCTGAATCTTGGCAAAAAGCTGAAGTACCTGGTCCGATAAAAGCTTTACTATTAAATAATCCTAAAGTTGTTGCTGAATATCTAAAAAAAGCAAACCATTCAGTAGTAATAATTGGTGATAAAATTTTAGAAATTGAAAAAGAAGGTTATAAAATTCTTGATTTGATTAAAAAATTAAGCAATAAGATTAATGCAGAAATTGTAACTTCATCACCAAAAATAATTGAAGAAATGCGTGAAAAGAATATAAATGCTAGAATTATGCCTTCTATAGAATTTATAGATAGATTAAAAGATCCAAATTGGAATGGTTTTGATGGAAAAGGACAATATGATTTAGCTATTTTTATTGGCTTTCCATATTATTATTGTTGGCTAATGCTTTCAAATTTAAAACATTTTGCATATAATCATTTAAAAACTCTTAGTCTTGAACCTTATTATCAACCACATGCAACATATTCTCTTCAAAATAATCCTTTAATAGAAGCATGGTTTAAATTTTTAAATAATGTTATTATTGAATTGAAATAG
- the cdhC gene encoding CO dehydrogenase/CO-methylating acetyl-CoA synthase complex subunit beta has product MSSKGMFSDIPVEVGPQFEGQRIRKEQMQVELGGPKIDHKFELVKARKIEEIENEDVLIIGPDIKELEEGKSYPLGILIEVAGKKVEKDLEGVLERKIHLYTNYIEGIMHLNQRYDIWIRISKASFKKGLTSFTYWGKVLQRLYKAELPIVEKIRITFITDPEKVKEMYNEALKIYEERDTRARGLKDEEVDMFYSCVLCQSFAPTHVCIITPNRYANCGAISWFDARAAAEVDPKGPIIPTPIGECIDPIRGEYTGPNEMVRKRSQGAIERVQLYTAFGYPHTSCGCFEATAFYIPEVDGLGIVHRPFKGKTVIGLPFSTIADSTSGGRQIDGFHGLSIEYMRSSKFLQANGGWNKIVWLPSDLKERVKDAIPVELYDKIATEKDVSNVEELKNFLLEKGHPLAKRIKEMEAEAEKAIVEEVAPPVEAPRPIEVAQPIQIAQPTAFPTMPTQVVQVPGVGGVKVTFEIPTQQQQPQIGIKMSFENVKIKAEKIIFRKKGG; this is encoded by the coding sequence ATGTCATCTAAAGGAATGTTTTCAGATATACCTGTTGAAGTAGGGCCACAATTTGAAGGACAAAGAATAAGAAAAGAACAAATGCAAGTTGAGCTTGGAGGACCAAAAATAGATCATAAGTTTGAACTTGTAAAAGCTAGAAAAATTGAAGAAATTGAGAATGAAGATGTTTTAATAATTGGTCCAGATATAAAAGAACTTGAAGAAGGGAAATCTTATCCATTAGGAATATTAATAGAAGTTGCTGGAAAAAAAGTTGAAAAAGATTTAGAAGGTGTTCTTGAAAGAAAAATACATCTTTATACAAATTATATTGAAGGAATTATGCACTTGAATCAAAGATATGATATATGGATAAGAATAAGCAAAGCATCTTTTAAGAAAGGGTTAACATCATTTACTTATTGGGGTAAGGTTCTTCAAAGGCTTTATAAAGCTGAATTACCAATAGTTGAAAAAATAAGAATCACATTTATAACAGACCCAGAAAAAGTTAAAGAAATGTATAATGAAGCTCTTAAAATATATGAAGAAAGAGATACGAGAGCTAGAGGATTAAAAGATGAAGAAGTTGATATGTTTTATTCTTGTGTTCTTTGTCAATCTTTTGCGCCTACGCATGTATGTATAATAACTCCTAATAGATACGCTAATTGTGGAGCAATAAGTTGGTTTGATGCAAGAGCTGCTGCAGAAGTTGATCCAAAAGGACCAATAATTCCAACACCTATAGGAGAATGCATAGATCCTATTAGAGGAGAATATACAGGTCCTAATGAAATGGTAAGAAAAAGATCTCAAGGAGCAATAGAAAGAGTGCAATTATATACAGCTTTTGGATATCCACATACTTCATGTGGATGTTTTGAAGCTACAGCATTTTATATACCAGAAGTAGATGGATTAGGAATAGTTCATAGACCTTTTAAAGGGAAAACAGTTATTGGCCTTCCATTTTCAACAATAGCTGATTCAACATCGGGTGGAAGACAAATAGATGGTTTTCATGGTTTATCAATAGAATATATGAGATCTTCAAAGTTTTTACAAGCAAATGGTGGATGGAATAAAATAGTTTGGCTTCCTTCAGACCTTAAGGAAAGAGTTAAAGATGCTATACCAGTAGAGCTATATGATAAAATAGCTACGGAAAAAGATGTATCAAATGTTGAAGAATTGAAGAATTTCTTATTAGAAAAAGGTCATCCATTAGCTAAAAGAATAAAAGAAATGGAAGCTGAAGCTGAAAAAGCTATAGTTGAAGAAGTTGCTCCACCTGTAGAAGCGCCTCGACCAATTGAAGTAGCACAGCCTATACAAATTGCTCAACCTACTGCATTTCCTACGATGCCTACACAAGTTGTTCAAGTTCCTGGTGTAGGTGGAGTTAAAGTAACTTTTGAAATTCCTACACAGCAACAACAACCACAAATAGGAATAAAAATGTCTTTCGAAAATGTAAAAATTAAAGCTGAGAAAATAATATTTAGGAAAAAAGGTGGATAA
- the cdhD gene encoding CO dehydrogenase/acetyl-CoA synthase subunit delta produces the protein MEKSDKNPYRKIAESFIKAFEDSDEIELDSIEIAIDKLELLLSSITRQIITPTIMPPQIVKPIEVPKVKFEKPKMVWPGKIIEVEIGATRSMGGTRDKTYIIGGEKAPSFYFFEKPEIVMPHKPIFALDIFDMKISLPKAVRMFYGEDVLNDPAEWARIAIEKFNADMITLHLVSTDPNVKNTSPSEAAKIVENVLQAVKVPICVGGSGNPEKDVEVFSKISEIAEGERILINSLNLDMDLKKVLEPIKKYGHVVIDFSPMDLDKARQLNRKVYDYLPKNMIVIDMNCAGIGYGLEYGYTATQRARLAALRGDEELQHPLVAGVSNAWAAREAWLKMDPLWGPKEIRGPIWELLTGLCMLLAGADYFMTVCPTTPSTLKEFVEYIYGEKVFSKEELYNWVSTKIG, from the coding sequence GTGGAAAAGAGCGATAAGAATCCTTATAGAAAAATAGCTGAAAGTTTTATAAAAGCATTTGAAGATAGTGATGAAATAGAATTAGATTCGATAGAAATTGCAATAGATAAACTTGAACTCCTTTTAAGTAGCATAACAAGGCAAATTATTACTCCAACAATTATGCCTCCTCAAATAGTTAAGCCTATTGAAGTCCCTAAAGTAAAATTTGAAAAACCAAAAATGGTTTGGCCTGGTAAAATAATTGAAGTTGAAATTGGAGCAACAAGAAGTATGGGTGGAACGAGAGATAAAACATATATAATAGGTGGAGAAAAGGCTCCTTCATTCTATTTTTTTGAAAAACCAGAAATAGTTATGCCGCATAAACCAATATTTGCATTAGATATTTTTGATATGAAAATTTCTCTTCCTAAAGCCGTAAGAATGTTTTATGGAGAAGATGTTCTTAATGATCCTGCAGAATGGGCTAGAATTGCTATTGAAAAATTTAATGCAGATATGATAACGCTTCATTTGGTAAGTACAGATCCAAATGTTAAGAATACATCTCCATCAGAAGCTGCTAAAATTGTTGAGAATGTTTTACAAGCTGTTAAAGTACCAATATGTGTAGGAGGATCTGGAAATCCTGAGAAAGATGTAGAAGTATTTTCTAAAATTTCAGAAATTGCAGAAGGTGAAAGAATATTAATAAATTCATTAAATTTAGATATGGATTTGAAAAAGGTTCTTGAACCAATAAAGAAATACGGGCATGTTGTAATAGATTTCAGTCCAATGGATTTAGACAAAGCTAGACAATTAAATAGGAAAGTTTATGATTATTTACCAAAAAATATGATAGTAATTGATATGAATTGTGCAGGAATAGGATATGGATTAGAATATGGATATACTGCAACTCAAAGAGCAAGATTAGCTGCATTAAGAGGGGATGAAGAATTACAACATCCATTAGTTGCTGGTGTAAGTAATGCATGGGCTGCTAGAGAAGCATGGTTAAAAATGGATCCTTTATGGGGACCAAAAGAAATTAGAGGACCAATATGGGAATTATTAACTGGACTTTGTATGCTTTTAGCTGGAGCAGATTATTTCATGACTGTTTGCCCAACTACTCCAAGCACTTTAAAAGAATTTGTTGAATATATTTATGGGGAAAAAGTATTCTCAAAAGAGGAATTATACAATTGGGTAAGTACTAAAATTGGGTGA
- the acsC gene encoding acetyl-CoA decarbonylase/synthase complex subunit gamma, translating into MPWKSISPIEIYKLLPRTNCQKCGEENCMAFAAKLVNMETKLDKCTPLLEEPKYKANYEKIWSIIKPAVKEVIIKRGDISLKIGGEYVMYRHDLTYINPPPIALDVDDEMSENEIINRVKFTENFSYTYTGINLKLDMIAIRSVSEDPKKFIKTVKIVMENTKLPIMLCSLKPEIIEAGLSLLKNDRPLIYAATKSNWNEMAKLSKEYKCPLAVFSPGDMDGLLTITKNLIDSGVGDLVLDPGTFVGNGLSTTINSLVAIRWKACEEENPLYGFPTMGVPMTAWFLMDGDKLKKATWEAIAAASLIVNHVSLLVMHSIEGWVLLPITLLRRNIYTDPRKPVSVKPELKVIGNPNEWSPVFVTSNFVLTYYLVSGDIENSKIDSYLLIVDTEGYAVDVATAANKFIPDKFKEVIDESGLEKKVKHRILVIPRKAAKISGDVEDAIKWRVIVGPSDSSEIPAFVKNEWPKILEEWKSENK; encoded by the coding sequence ATGCCATGGAAATCAATAAGTCCAATAGAAATATACAAGCTTCTTCCAAGAACAAATTGCCAAAAATGCGGTGAAGAAAATTGCATGGCTTTTGCAGCAAAATTAGTAAACATGGAAACAAAGCTTGATAAATGCACCCCACTTCTTGAAGAACCCAAGTATAAAGCAAATTATGAAAAAATATGGAGTATTATAAAGCCTGCTGTAAAGGAAGTCATTATTAAGAGAGGCGATATATCTTTAAAAATAGGTGGGGAATATGTTATGTATAGACATGATTTAACATACATTAATCCTCCTCCAATAGCATTAGATGTAGATGATGAAATGAGTGAGAATGAAATAATAAATAGAGTTAAATTTACTGAGAATTTTAGTTATACTTACACAGGTATTAATTTAAAACTTGATATGATAGCAATCAGATCTGTTTCAGAAGATCCTAAAAAATTTATTAAAACAGTAAAAATAGTAATGGAGAATACTAAACTTCCAATAATGCTTTGTTCTTTAAAGCCAGAAATAATTGAAGCTGGTTTATCATTATTAAAAAATGATAGACCATTAATATATGCTGCAACAAAATCGAATTGGAATGAAATGGCAAAATTATCAAAGGAATATAAATGTCCATTAGCAGTATTTAGCCCAGGAGATATGGATGGACTATTAACAATTACTAAAAACTTGATAGATAGTGGTGTAGGCGATCTTGTACTTGATCCAGGAACATTTGTTGGAAATGGTTTAAGTACAACAATAAATTCATTAGTAGCAATTAGATGGAAGGCATGTGAAGAAGAGAATCCATTATATGGATTTCCAACAATGGGAGTACCAATGACTGCTTGGTTTTTAATGGATGGAGATAAATTGAAAAAAGCTACATGGGAAGCAATAGCAGCTGCAAGTTTAATAGTGAACCATGTATCTTTATTAGTAATGCATAGCATAGAAGGATGGGTATTGCTTCCAATAACTCTTCTCAGACGTAATATCTATACAGACCCAAGAAAACCAGTATCGGTTAAGCCTGAATTAAAAGTCATAGGTAATCCAAATGAATGGTCTCCTGTATTTGTTACGAGTAATTTTGTATTAACATATTATCTTGTATCTGGAGATATTGAAAATTCAAAAATTGATAGTTATTTATTAATAGTTGATACAGAAGGTTATGCTGTAGATGTAGCCACTGCAGCTAATAAATTCATACCAGACAAATTTAAAGAAGTTATAGATGAAAGTGGACTTGAAAAGAAAGTTAAACATAGAATTTTAGTCATTCCTAGAAAAGCTGCTAAGATTTCAGGAGATGTAGAAGATGCTATAAAATGGAGAGTTATAGTTGGTCCATCAGATTCTTCAGAAATACCTGCATTTGTTAAAAATGAATGGCCAAAAATACTTGAAGAATGGAAAAGTGAAAATAAATAA
- a CDS encoding ASKHA domain-containing protein — MTDIVFQPYGKKINIEKNINLLEAARIAGIGIRSVCGGKGTCGKCKVIVKKGNVDFRSIGEEFLTEDEALKGYVLACLSYPLEDCEIFVPIESRIEGQKLQLEAKIPKITLITSIKKKYFPLEKIDYALQLANLSKEVTSLYSEGVTLTIRDYGKKKGVVNIESGDTSNKFLGLAIDIGTTKVVTYLVDMRTGNIINRASDFNKQLVYGEDVVSRIGYTYKKDEKKYEMQKAVIDTINDLIFKLLKNTNFSINDIYDVCVAGNTVMTYLFAGIDAFPLLEPGSKILKDPIILDSSIIGLKINNLSEVYCLPCSSRFIGGDVIGDILTSGMFKFEEPALLIDIGTNVEVVLGCKDWFISTTAAAGPAFEGWGVSFGIRAIEGAIDSIKINPKNFKAEYTTIGNTKPKGICGSGFIDLLAEMFRNGIMDSVGKINSSIETPYIRYGERGYEYIVALSEETSIGKDIVISEKDIANLLDGKAAACAAISIILKKMRLTVNDINKVYVCGAFGNYINLNNAMAIGLIPEFPNAQIEYLGNGSIGGAYLALMSIEYRKEAERIAKLLSYIDLMKDIDFIEEYTAAFSFPGKEDLFPSKWWKKKK; from the coding sequence ATGACCGATATTGTTTTTCAACCTTACGGTAAAAAAATAAATATTGAAAAAAATATTAATTTATTAGAAGCAGCTAGAATTGCAGGCATAGGAATAAGAAGTGTATGTGGTGGAAAAGGTACATGTGGTAAATGTAAAGTTATTGTTAAAAAAGGGAATGTCGATTTTAGATCTATAGGAGAAGAATTTTTAACAGAAGATGAAGCTTTAAAAGGATATGTATTAGCATGCTTATCTTACCCACTTGAAGATTGTGAAATTTTTGTACCAATCGAATCAAGAATAGAAGGACAAAAATTGCAACTTGAAGCAAAAATACCTAAAATTACTCTAATCACATCTATAAAGAAAAAGTACTTTCCTTTAGAAAAAATAGACTATGCTTTACAATTAGCTAATTTAAGTAAGGAAGTGACTTCATTATATTCTGAAGGTGTTACGCTTACTATTAGAGATTATGGTAAGAAAAAAGGGGTTGTAAATATTGAAAGTGGAGATACCTCTAATAAATTTCTTGGTTTAGCTATAGATATAGGAACAACAAAAGTTGTTACCTATCTTGTTGATATGAGAACTGGAAATATTATTAATAGAGCCTCAGATTTTAATAAACAACTAGTATATGGTGAAGATGTTGTTTCAAGAATTGGATATACATACAAAAAAGATGAAAAAAAATATGAAATGCAAAAAGCAGTTATTGATACGATTAATGATTTGATATTTAAACTCTTAAAAAATACCAATTTTTCAATAAACGATATATATGATGTTTGTGTTGCAGGGAATACTGTCATGACTTATTTATTTGCAGGTATTGATGCTTTCCCACTTTTAGAGCCTGGTTCAAAAATTTTAAAAGACCCTATAATTTTAGATTCTTCAATTATTGGTTTAAAAATAAATAATTTATCAGAAGTATATTGTTTACCTTGCTCAAGTAGGTTTATAGGAGGAGATGTTATAGGAGATATTCTTACTTCTGGAATGTTTAAGTTTGAAGAACCTGCTTTATTAATAGATATTGGAACAAATGTTGAAGTTGTACTTGGTTGTAAGGATTGGTTTATTTCTACAACTGCTGCTGCAGGTCCAGCTTTTGAAGGATGGGGAGTTAGTTTTGGAATAAGAGCTATTGAAGGTGCAATAGATAGTATTAAAATAAATCCTAAAAATTTTAAAGCAGAATATACAACTATTGGAAATACTAAACCTAAAGGAATATGCGGCTCAGGATTTATAGACCTTTTAGCTGAAATGTTTAGAAATGGTATTATGGATAGTGTAGGGAAAATAAATTCTTCAATTGAAACTCCATATATTAGATATGGAGAAAGAGGTTATGAATATATTGTTGCACTTTCTGAAGAAACATCAATAGGAAAAGATATAGTAATTTCAGAAAAAGATATAGCAAATTTACTTGATGGAAAAGCAGCTGCTTGTGCAGCTATAAGTATTATACTTAAGAAAATGAGATTAACAGTAAATGATATAAATAAAGTATATGTATGTGGAGCATTTGGAAATTATATAAATTTAAATAATGCTATGGCTATAGGATTAATACCTGAATTCCCAAACGCACAAATAGAATATCTTGGAAATGGGTCTATTGGAGGTGCATATTTAGCTCTTATGTCCATAGAGTATAGAAAAGAAGCTGAAAGAATTGCAAAATTACTATCCTATATAGATTTAATGAAAGATATAGATTTTATTGAAGAATATACTGCAGCTTTTAGTTTTCCTGGAAAAGAAGACCTTTTCCCGAGTAAATGGTGGAAAAAGAAAAAATAA
- a CDS encoding ECF transporter S component — MIDKRKIEKINSITKYYSTIGLLTALAVITNYSLVWAPNIKIMDLIVFISGYFYGILAGMIVGILSWMVYGSLNPYGFVPQIWFATMFCETFYGIIGGVLKNKDNIFIEDSHRFRKSIFLGFIGFLITLIYDILTNLAYAYSFNLPFFYVMIFGLPFTITHEISNFILFMISLFPIIKIIKKLGGEK; from the coding sequence TTGATAGATAAAAGGAAAATCGAAAAAATTAATTCAATAACAAAATATTATTCTACTATAGGCTTATTAACAGCTCTTGCAGTAATAACTAATTATTCATTAGTATGGGCTCCAAATATAAAAATTATGGATTTAATAGTTTTTATAAGCGGTTACTTTTATGGAATATTAGCTGGCATGATTGTTGGAATATTAAGTTGGATGGTTTATGGTTCTTTAAATCCATATGGTTTTGTACCTCAAATTTGGTTTGCAACAATGTTTTGTGAAACATTTTATGGTATTATTGGGGGGGTTCTTAAAAATAAAGATAATATATTTATTGAAGATTCTCATAGATTTAGAAAAAGCATATTTTTAGGTTTTATAGGATTTTTAATAACTTTAATATATGATATATTAACAAATCTTGCTTATGCATATAGTTTTAATTTACCTTTCTTTTATGTAATGATTTTTGGATTACCTTTTACGATTACACATGAAATTAGCAATTTTATTCTTTTCATGATAAGTCTATTTCCAATCATTAAAATTATTAAAAAATTAGGAGGTGAGAAATGA
- a CDS encoding DUF4430 domain-containing protein: MSFFKNKWAIATIVLALSTIIASSLSIYYYYQYSELLKKIQGTTIHVNLGINDGKTTKWFNGTAIKSGSSLLDLTMLVANVNYTIYPGMGAFVNSINGVENSHPYYWMWWMWTSYGWMEGPIAADRYIVGDGETLFWYYEDTSISPLPTPP, encoded by the coding sequence ATGTCTTTCTTTAAAAATAAATGGGCAATAGCTACAATTGTATTAGCACTATCTACAATAATTGCATCGTCATTATCTATATATTACTACTATCAGTATTCTGAATTGCTTAAAAAAATTCAAGGAACTACGATACATGTTAACTTAGGAATAAATGATGGAAAAACCACTAAATGGTTCAATGGAACAGCTATAAAATCTGGTTCATCTTTATTAGACCTTACAATGCTTGTTGCTAATGTTAATTATACGATTTATCCTGGCATGGGAGCCTTTGTTAATTCTATTAATGGAGTAGAAAATTCGCATCCTTATTATTGGATGTGGTGGATGTGGACTTCTTATGGATGGATGGAAGGACCTATAGCAGCTGATAGATATATAGTTGGAGATGGTGAAACATTATTTTGGTATTATGAAGATACTTCAATTTCACCATTGCCTACGCCACCATGA
- a CDS encoding AAA family ATPase — MRKIIVTGRGGSGKTSFVALMAKYFIEKNYTPFFLVDADPDQNLGELVGVDLEKEGIKTISDLLIETFIEGGGTLFGVSPSERIESKIWEEGIYESKFFDLISLGTKWVEGCYCLPDAALKEASEKLAKNYAYVIIDSPAGVEHLNRKIVSEVNDIFDVIDPSKKSYDHVKRTYRIIKEVKINFENFYVIGGFRFPEELENEVELKTQQKFLGRIFYDKNVEEYVLLGKSLLDLPSTSPAYVSIKNILKKAGY, encoded by the coding sequence ATGAGGAAAATCATTGTAACTGGAAGAGGTGGTAGTGGAAAAACAAGTTTTGTTGCACTTATGGCAAAATATTTTATTGAAAAAAATTATACTCCATTTTTCCTTGTGGATGCAGATCCGGATCAAAATTTAGGAGAACTTGTAGGAGTAGATTTAGAAAAGGAAGGTATAAAAACCATATCAGATCTATTAATTGAAACTTTTATTGAAGGAGGAGGCACATTGTTTGGAGTTTCTCCTTCAGAAAGGATTGAAAGTAAAATATGGGAAGAAGGTATTTATGAAAGTAAATTTTTTGATCTTATTTCTCTTGGAACAAAATGGGTTGAAGGATGCTATTGTTTACCTGATGCAGCATTAAAAGAAGCTTCAGAAAAATTAGCAAAAAATTATGCATATGTTATTATAGATTCTCCTGCTGGAGTAGAACATCTTAATAGGAAAATAGTATCAGAAGTAAATGATATATTTGATGTTATAGACCCTTCCAAAAAATCATATGATCATGTAAAAAGAACTTATAGGATTATAAAGGAAGTAAAGATAAATTTTGAAAATTTTTATGTTATTGGAGGATTTAGATTTCCTGAAGAATTAGAAAATGAAGTTGAATTAAAAACGCAACAAAAATTTTTAGGAAGAATTTTTTATGATAAAAATGTTGAAGAATATGTTTTATTAGGTAAGTCATTACTTGATTTACCTTCTACATCTCCGGCATATGTTTCAATAAAAAATATACTTAAGAAAGCGGGCTATTGA